One region of Malania oleifera isolate guangnan ecotype guangnan chromosome 6, ASM2987363v1, whole genome shotgun sequence genomic DNA includes:
- the LOC131158391 gene encoding uncharacterized protein LOC131158391 isoform X3: MLQISRIIHLDEAEVYFDGSNMHSQVDFYSPRNELESLNSILSLIDILLLRGKHNGKNALQDLRDETLKGIRDFGEKYRVESRIVENCSCEKEMSLLEWGESNGVRSKLQISYVEGAGRGAVSIEDLEVGDIALEIPLSIIISEDLVHESDMFPILEKIDGISSETMLLLWSMKERYNFSSKFKIYFDTLPEDFNTGLSFGVDAIIALDGTLLLDEIIQAKEHLRVQYGQLFPALCKDHPHIFQEDIYTWEQFLWACELWYSNGMRVMFADGKQRTCLIPIAGFLNHSPYPHIMRYGRVDSATNSLKFPVSRPCSAGEQCFLSYGNFSSSHLVTFYGFLPQGDNYYDVIPLDIDAAQTDCPEGWPKSNWMTHMVRGTWLSKNHEIFHYGLPPPLLDYLRRIRNPMLHAGTLNMEQLEIEMEVLGDLLSTFGGMMGGLGASNIEERKSSSWDVKLAVEFKDVQRRIVSSIITSCYAGRGLVEGELCKCND, translated from the exons ATGCTTCAGATATCAAGAATCATACACTTGGACGAG GCAGAAGTTTACTTTGATGGAAGTAACATGCACTCACAAGTGGATTTTTATAGTCCGAGGAATGAACTGGAAAGTCTTAATTCAATACTTTCACTCATTGATATCTTATTGTTGCGTGGTAAGCACAATGGAAAGAATGCCCTGCAAGATTTACGAGATGAAACACTTAAGGGGATCCGTGACTTTGGGGAAAAGTACAGAGTGGAGTCCAGAATTGTTGAGAACTGTAGCTGTGAAAAAGAAATGTCTTTGTTAGAGTGGGGCGAAAGCAATGGTGTTAGATCAAAGTTGCAGATATCTT ATGTTGAAGGGGCTGGAAGAGGAGCCGTGTCAATAGAAGATCTGGAAGTTGGAGACATTGCTTTGGAGATACCTCTTTCTATCATCATTTCTGAGGACCTTGTGCATGAGTCTGACATG TTTCCTATATTGGAAAAGATTGACGGTATCTCCTCTGAGACGATGTTATTATTGTGGAGCATGAAAGAGAGGTACAACTTTTCTTCAAAATTTAAGATTTACTTTGACACGCTGCCAGAAGATTTTAATACAG GGTTGAGCTTTGGAGTTGATGCAATCATAGCTTTAGATGGAACCTTGCTATTGGATGAGATAATTCAAGCAAAAGAG CACTTGCGTGTACAATATGGTCAGTTGTTCCCTGCATTATGCAAAGATCATCCTCATATATTTCAAGAAGACATCTATACATGGGAGCAGTTCTTATGGGCTTGTGAACTCTGGTACTCTAATGGCATGAGAGTTATGTTTGCTGATGGAAAGCAGAGAACATGCTTGATTCCTATTGCAGGATTTCTTAATCACTCA CCATACCCACACATAATGCGCTATGGAAGAGTGGATTCTGCAACAAATTCCTTAAAATTTCCTGTGTCTAGACCATGCAGTGCTGGAGAACAATGCTTTCTTAGTTATGGGAATTTCTCTAGTTCTCATCTTGTTACCTTCTATGGTTTCTTACCCCAGGGAGACAACTATTATGATGTCATTCCACTGG ATATTGATGCTGCTCAAACTGATTGCCCTGAGGGCTGGCCCAAATCCAACTGGATGACGCACATGGTGCGTGGTACTTGGCTCTCTAAAAACCACGAGATCTTTCATTATGGGTTGCCACCTCCATTATTAGATTATTTGCGCAGAATTCGTAATCCCATGCTGCATGCTGGCACCCTA AATATGGAACAGTTAGAAATTGAAATGGAAGTACTGGGTGACCTGCTGTCCACATTTGGTGGCATGATGGGAGGACTTGGTGCATCAAATATTGAGGAAAG AAAAAGTAGCAGTTGGGATGTAAAGCTAGCAGTAG
- the LOC131158391 gene encoding uncharacterized protein LOC131158391 isoform X2, which translates to MTLCSKKRRECIYFKNALSTPQIHTTLEVMLQISRIIHLDEAEVYFDGSNMHSQVDFYSPRNELESLNSILSLIDILLLRGKHNGKNALQDLRDETLKGIRDFGEKYRVESRIVENCSCEKEMSLLEWGESNGVRSKLQISYVEGAGRGAVSIEDLEVGDIALEIPLSIIISEDLVHESDMFPILEKIDGISSETMLLLWSMKERYNFSSKFKIYFDTLPEDFNTGLSFGVDAIIALDGTLLLDEIIQAKEHLRVQYGQLFPALCKDHPHIFQEDIYTWEQFLWACELWYSNGMRVMFADGKQRTCLIPIAGFLNHSPYPHIMRYGRVDSATNSLKFPVSRPCSAGEQCFLSYGNFSSSHLVTFYGFLPQGDNYYDVIPLDIDAAQTDCPEGWPKSNWMTHMVRGTWLSKNHEIFHYGLPPPLLDYLRRIRNPMLHAGTLNMEQLEIEMEVLGDLLSTFGGMMGGLGASNIEERKSSSWDVKLAVEFKDVQRRIVSSIITSCYAGRGLVEGELCKCND; encoded by the exons ATGACCCTCTGTTCAAAAAAAAGAAG GGAATGTATATATTTCAAAAATGCATTGAGTACTCCTCAAATACACACTACCTTGGAAGTAATGCTTCAGATATCAAGAATCATACACTTGGACGAG GCAGAAGTTTACTTTGATGGAAGTAACATGCACTCACAAGTGGATTTTTATAGTCCGAGGAATGAACTGGAAAGTCTTAATTCAATACTTTCACTCATTGATATCTTATTGTTGCGTGGTAAGCACAATGGAAAGAATGCCCTGCAAGATTTACGAGATGAAACACTTAAGGGGATCCGTGACTTTGGGGAAAAGTACAGAGTGGAGTCCAGAATTGTTGAGAACTGTAGCTGTGAAAAAGAAATGTCTTTGTTAGAGTGGGGCGAAAGCAATGGTGTTAGATCAAAGTTGCAGATATCTT ATGTTGAAGGGGCTGGAAGAGGAGCCGTGTCAATAGAAGATCTGGAAGTTGGAGACATTGCTTTGGAGATACCTCTTTCTATCATCATTTCTGAGGACCTTGTGCATGAGTCTGACATG TTTCCTATATTGGAAAAGATTGACGGTATCTCCTCTGAGACGATGTTATTATTGTGGAGCATGAAAGAGAGGTACAACTTTTCTTCAAAATTTAAGATTTACTTTGACACGCTGCCAGAAGATTTTAATACAG GGTTGAGCTTTGGAGTTGATGCAATCATAGCTTTAGATGGAACCTTGCTATTGGATGAGATAATTCAAGCAAAAGAG CACTTGCGTGTACAATATGGTCAGTTGTTCCCTGCATTATGCAAAGATCATCCTCATATATTTCAAGAAGACATCTATACATGGGAGCAGTTCTTATGGGCTTGTGAACTCTGGTACTCTAATGGCATGAGAGTTATGTTTGCTGATGGAAAGCAGAGAACATGCTTGATTCCTATTGCAGGATTTCTTAATCACTCA CCATACCCACACATAATGCGCTATGGAAGAGTGGATTCTGCAACAAATTCCTTAAAATTTCCTGTGTCTAGACCATGCAGTGCTGGAGAACAATGCTTTCTTAGTTATGGGAATTTCTCTAGTTCTCATCTTGTTACCTTCTATGGTTTCTTACCCCAGGGAGACAACTATTATGATGTCATTCCACTGG ATATTGATGCTGCTCAAACTGATTGCCCTGAGGGCTGGCCCAAATCCAACTGGATGACGCACATGGTGCGTGGTACTTGGCTCTCTAAAAACCACGAGATCTTTCATTATGGGTTGCCACCTCCATTATTAGATTATTTGCGCAGAATTCGTAATCCCATGCTGCATGCTGGCACCCTA AATATGGAACAGTTAGAAATTGAAATGGAAGTACTGGGTGACCTGCTGTCCACATTTGGTGGCATGATGGGAGGACTTGGTGCATCAAATATTGAGGAAAG AAAAAGTAGCAGTTGGGATGTAAAGCTAGCAGTAG
- the LOC131158391 gene encoding uncharacterized protein LOC131158391 isoform X1, which yields METDVECSLILELPENDPLFKKKKVLLQNKGFGCRECIYFKNALSTPQIHTTLEVMLQISRIIHLDEAEVYFDGSNMHSQVDFYSPRNELESLNSILSLIDILLLRGKHNGKNALQDLRDETLKGIRDFGEKYRVESRIVENCSCEKEMSLLEWGESNGVRSKLQISYVEGAGRGAVSIEDLEVGDIALEIPLSIIISEDLVHESDMFPILEKIDGISSETMLLLWSMKERYNFSSKFKIYFDTLPEDFNTGLSFGVDAIIALDGTLLLDEIIQAKEHLRVQYGQLFPALCKDHPHIFQEDIYTWEQFLWACELWYSNGMRVMFADGKQRTCLIPIAGFLNHSPYPHIMRYGRVDSATNSLKFPVSRPCSAGEQCFLSYGNFSSSHLVTFYGFLPQGDNYYDVIPLDIDAAQTDCPEGWPKSNWMTHMVRGTWLSKNHEIFHYGLPPPLLDYLRRIRNPMLHAGTLNMEQLEIEMEVLGDLLSTFGGMMGGLGASNIEERKSSSWDVKLAVEFKDVQRRIVSSIITSCYAGRGLVEGELCKCND from the exons ATGGAGACTGATGTAGAGTGTTCGTTAATTCTTGAACTCCCTGAAAATGACCCTCTGTTCAAAAAAAAGAAG GTTTTACTGCAAAATAAAGGTTTTGGTTGTAGGGAATGTATATATTTCAAAAATGCATTGAGTACTCCTCAAATACACACTACCTTGGAAGTAATGCTTCAGATATCAAGAATCATACACTTGGACGAG GCAGAAGTTTACTTTGATGGAAGTAACATGCACTCACAAGTGGATTTTTATAGTCCGAGGAATGAACTGGAAAGTCTTAATTCAATACTTTCACTCATTGATATCTTATTGTTGCGTGGTAAGCACAATGGAAAGAATGCCCTGCAAGATTTACGAGATGAAACACTTAAGGGGATCCGTGACTTTGGGGAAAAGTACAGAGTGGAGTCCAGAATTGTTGAGAACTGTAGCTGTGAAAAAGAAATGTCTTTGTTAGAGTGGGGCGAAAGCAATGGTGTTAGATCAAAGTTGCAGATATCTT ATGTTGAAGGGGCTGGAAGAGGAGCCGTGTCAATAGAAGATCTGGAAGTTGGAGACATTGCTTTGGAGATACCTCTTTCTATCATCATTTCTGAGGACCTTGTGCATGAGTCTGACATG TTTCCTATATTGGAAAAGATTGACGGTATCTCCTCTGAGACGATGTTATTATTGTGGAGCATGAAAGAGAGGTACAACTTTTCTTCAAAATTTAAGATTTACTTTGACACGCTGCCAGAAGATTTTAATACAG GGTTGAGCTTTGGAGTTGATGCAATCATAGCTTTAGATGGAACCTTGCTATTGGATGAGATAATTCAAGCAAAAGAG CACTTGCGTGTACAATATGGTCAGTTGTTCCCTGCATTATGCAAAGATCATCCTCATATATTTCAAGAAGACATCTATACATGGGAGCAGTTCTTATGGGCTTGTGAACTCTGGTACTCTAATGGCATGAGAGTTATGTTTGCTGATGGAAAGCAGAGAACATGCTTGATTCCTATTGCAGGATTTCTTAATCACTCA CCATACCCACACATAATGCGCTATGGAAGAGTGGATTCTGCAACAAATTCCTTAAAATTTCCTGTGTCTAGACCATGCAGTGCTGGAGAACAATGCTTTCTTAGTTATGGGAATTTCTCTAGTTCTCATCTTGTTACCTTCTATGGTTTCTTACCCCAGGGAGACAACTATTATGATGTCATTCCACTGG ATATTGATGCTGCTCAAACTGATTGCCCTGAGGGCTGGCCCAAATCCAACTGGATGACGCACATGGTGCGTGGTACTTGGCTCTCTAAAAACCACGAGATCTTTCATTATGGGTTGCCACCTCCATTATTAGATTATTTGCGCAGAATTCGTAATCCCATGCTGCATGCTGGCACCCTA AATATGGAACAGTTAGAAATTGAAATGGAAGTACTGGGTGACCTGCTGTCCACATTTGGTGGCATGATGGGAGGACTTGGTGCATCAAATATTGAGGAAAG AAAAAGTAGCAGTTGGGATGTAAAGCTAGCAGTAG
- the LOC131158390 gene encoding uncharacterized protein LOC131158390 yields MDSSSGREASSKKDPVWKYAHLEDQKNRNNLTCNFCAKVTRGGIFRAKQHIVGGFRNVKECSKCPTHVREEIKEYMLKKDMEKEENELLPDFDDIDHYGEDEEDEVQEIDIRGKRVFTSDGSKRSYQSNLKKPKQKGPIDLFFTPDPKKAIQARKEGKMKQTSINEACKKELRKKAMGDFARWMYDAGIPFNAVRLSSFAVALESIGQYGPGIKPLSYHEVRVPYLKEEVSRMKELLKVHKEEWTKYGCSIMSDGWRDSVANKDIINFLVNSPRGSVFIKSIDASNIVKNADRMYRLLDEMVEEIGESNVIQVVTDNASNYVATGRLLEAKRPHLYWTPCAAHCIDLILEDIGKMPSIHETLKRAIFLNGYTYNRVGVVNLMRQFTGGKELLRPAVTRFATAFITLRSIHLQKNNLRKMFTFEDWNTTKWAKEAAGKRAATIVLMPTFWSTIVYALKLTGPLVRVLRLVDGEKKPAMGYIYEAMDRAKEAIAKAFGEREDKFKEAFEIIDTRWGCQLHQPLHAATHYLNPEFFYSNPNILQDEKIMTGLYKCVGRLVPTIEMQDKVSNELEKYNAASGIFGISLAVRQRKTKALAQWWMAYGSTTPNLQKFAVKILSLTCSATGCERNWSIFQHLHSKRRNRLSQQRLNDLVFVKYNRTLRRRYDKRDTIDPILLKDIDDSNEWLIGRMDGDSDEDDELVFEDDNLTWDSVARAAGLNNPPHHTRSRISTNMPSSSKARGRASSSSATTATGRTTMLELVDEDEIQVDSVEETEEEKDVGENSSNDEEEDDDIFTDLVDDE; encoded by the exons atggattctagtTCTGGACGTGAGGCCTCGTCAAAGAAAGATCCCGtatggaagtatgcacatttggaggatcaaaaaaatagaaataatttgacttgcaatttttgtgcTAAAGTCACAAGGGGAGGAATATTTCGAGCAAAACAACACATTGTCGGAGGATTTCGAAATGTGAAAGAATGCTCTAAATGCCCTACTCATGTACGTGAGGAGATTaaagagtatatgttgaagaaagatatggaaaaggaggaaaatgagttattgcccgactttgatgatatagatcattacggtgaagatgaagaagatgaagttcaagaaattgacattcgtggcaagagagtgtttactagtgatggaagtaaaagatcataccaatccaacttgaagaaaccaaaacagaaggggcctatagacttgttttttactcccgatccaaagaaagcgattcaagctaggaaagaagggaagatgaagcaaacatcaataaatgaagcgtgcaaaaaagaacttagaaaaaaggcaatgggagattttgctaggtggatgtatgatgctgggataccatttaatgctgtacgtttgagcagctttgcagtggcacttgaatcgattggacaatatggtcctggaataaagccacttagctatcatgaagtgagagttccttacctaaaggaggaagttagtcgaatgaaagagttgttgaaggtccataaggaggaatggacaaaatatggctgctcaattatgtctgatggttggagagattcagttgctaataaggacataatcaactttttagtgaactctccaaggggatcagtattcatcaagtctattgatgcttctaatattgtcaagaatgcagatagaatgtatagattacttgatgagatggtcgaagaaattggagaatcaaatgtgattcaagtggtaactgacaatgcgtcaaactatgttgcaacag ggagattgttggaagcaaagaggccacatttatattggacaccgtgtgctgctcattgcattgatttaattttggaggatattgggaagatgccttcaattcatgaaactttgaaaagggcaatttttttgaatggctataCCTATAATCGTGTTGGCGTTGTCAACTTGATGAGACAATTCACTGGAGGAAAGGAGTTGCTAAGAcctgcagttacaagatttgcaactgccttcatcactcttcgttcaatccatcttcaaaagaataacttgaggaagatgtttacttttgaagattggaatactactaaatgggcaaaggaggcggctggcaaaagagcagctactattgttttgatgcctactttttggagtaccatcgtctatgctcttaagttaacaggtccacttgttcgtgtactccgtttggttgatggggaaaagaagcctgcaatgggatatatttatgaagcaatggatagggctaaggaagccatagctaaggcttttggtgagagagaggataaattcaaggaggcatttgaaattattgatacgaggtggggatgccaactccatcaaccgttgcatgcagctacacactacttgaatccagaatttttctattcaaaccccaacattttgcaagatgaaAAAATTATGACGGGTTTGTACAAATGTGTTGGAAGGTTAGTGCCAACtattgaaatgcaagataaagtttcaaatgagttggaaaaatacaatgccgctagtggcatctttggaattagtttggcagtgagacaaaggaagacaaaagcactag cgcaatggtggatggcatatggatcaacaactccaaacttgcaaaagtttgctgtgaaaattcttagcctcacgtgtagtgctaccggctgcgaaagaaattggagcatattccaacat cttcatagcaaaaggagaaataggctatcccagcaacgcttgaatgatttggtatttgtgaaatataatcgaacttTGAGGCGTCGATACGACAaacgtgacaccattgatcccatcctcctgaaggacattgatgatagtaatgagtggttgattggtaggatggatggtgattctgatgaggatgatgaacttgtgtttgaagatgataatttgacttgggattctgttgctagagccgctggactaaataaccccccgcatcacactagatcaagaataagtacaaatATGCCATCATCGTCTAAAGCAAGAGGAAGGGCTTCATCTAGTAGTGCAACCACTGCTACGGGTcggaccacaatgttggaacttgtagatgaggatgaaatccaagtggatagtgtagaggagacggaagaggaaaaagatgttggagaaaacagttctaatgatgaagaggaagatgatgatatcttcaccgacctagttgatgatgagtga